A window of the Lactuca sativa cultivar Salinas chromosome 7, Lsat_Salinas_v11, whole genome shotgun sequence genome harbors these coding sequences:
- the LOC111880758 gene encoding uncharacterized protein LOC111880758, translating into MEQVPIVGAAPEPVTMAGVQAMIQAMMVKQREEMRQLLLNNRSEPSMPVEQPELNDEQSEEGNYSRTVSQAEPTVAERNNPKREINRDGRMYKNFLGAKLPSLAGSPKPVEIMDWISEKEMGFESCNCSDKQKTVFAVRQLKTGVLRWWKLLVDTMPHGEALKISWEMFLEQLKIQYCSEIDMIDRNNEFQNLKKGKMSIDDHAAAFTKKMKLFPYLVPTELSKTGRFANGLPAKFGPTVKMATTLKTTVRAAKNVETQLKERNQDRAEVGEKRKFDGSSRSNKKSKFSKSDSRGRRGKAEWCDKCKKKHAGKCGEEVTCFKYGKLGHYASKYKTNKKVCYGCMKKGTF; encoded by the coding sequence atGGAACAGGTGCCGATAGTAGGAGCTGCACCAGAACccgtcaccatggctggagtacaagccatgattcaggcaaTGATGGTTAAACAAAGGGAGGAAATGAGGCAACTATTGTTGAACAACAGGAGTGAACCTTCAATGCCTGTTGAACAACCTGAATTAAATGACGAGCAGTCAGAAGAAGGAAATTACAGTCGTACTGTCAGTCAAGCGGAACCTACAGTGGCAGAAAGGAATAACCCGAAAAGGGAAATCAACAgagatgggcgtatgtacaagaatttcttgggcgccaaactgCCAAGTCTTGCCGGAAGCCCAAAACCAGTTGagatcatggattggatctccgaaaagGAAATGGGATTTGAAAGCTGCAACTGTAGTGACAAGCAGAAAACTGTTTTTGCGgtcagacaactgaagactggagtttTAAGATGGTGGAAGTTATTGGTAGACACAATGCCACatggagaagccctgaaaatatCTTGGGAAATGTTCTTGGAGCAGTTAAAGATACAATACTGCTCGGAGATAGATATGATAGATCGAAACAATGAATTTCAGAACTTAAAGAAAGGGAAAATGAGCATAGACGACCATGCTGCTGCATTTACCaaaaagatgaagttatttccatacttagTGCCAACTGAACTCTCAAAAACTGGGAGGTTCGCAAACGGACTGCCAGCCAAATTTGGCCCaacggtcaagatggcaactactctgaagaCAACAGTTCGAGCAGCTAAAAATGTGGAAACCCAGTTAAAAGAAAGGAATCAGGATAGggcagaggttggtgagaaaagaaagttcgaTGGATCGTCGAGGTCTAATAAGAAAAGTAAGTTCTCGAAGTCTGATTCGAGAGGAAGAAGAGGCAAAGCagaatggtgtgataagtgtaagaagaaacatgctgggaaATGTGGCGAGGAGGTCACTTGTTTTAAATATGGAAAGCTAGGGCACTATGCCAGCAAGTACAAAACCAACAAAAAGGTGTGCTATGGATgcatgaagaagggcacattttaa